One part of the Tenacibaculum sp. 190130A14a genome encodes these proteins:
- a CDS encoding potassium channel family protein: protein MLKDLYKHRFEIFLLSQVLILFGSLIFPFEFYEEVVLPIFFLFNIITGMLMISKHKKHLWFFMGLFIISAFVFGGKMIQKGNESEELGQLRLTIYFVFYIMVTWSIIKQVWHEKTVDKKVILGLMSGYISLGFLAFFLFMSIEIWNPGSFQGVLITEGSDINALTDSIMYYAYITLLTIGYGEIIPATPIAQKAAILVGLVGQFYIAIVTAIVVEKYIRYSTRKK from the coding sequence ATGCTAAAGGATTTATATAAACACCGGTTTGAGATCTTCTTGTTATCTCAAGTGCTCATTTTATTCGGTTCTCTTATATTTCCCTTTGAGTTTTATGAAGAAGTTGTACTTCCTATTTTTTTCTTGTTTAATATTATTACAGGAATGCTAATGATTTCAAAACATAAAAAGCATTTATGGTTTTTTATGGGACTTTTTATTATTTCTGCCTTTGTTTTTGGAGGGAAAATGATTCAAAAAGGAAATGAATCTGAAGAACTAGGACAACTTCGACTTACCATTTACTTTGTGTTTTACATCATGGTTACTTGGAGCATTATCAAACAAGTATGGCATGAAAAAACGGTAGATAAAAAAGTAATTTTAGGTTTAATGAGTGGTTATATTTCTTTAGGATTCTTAGCTTTTTTCCTGTTTATGTCTATAGAAATATGGAACCCTGGGTCATTTCAAGGAGTATTAATTACAGAAGGGAGTGATATCAATGCCCTTACCGACTCCATTATGTACTATGCTTATATTACCTTACTCACCATAGGTTATGGAGAAATTATACCAGCAACTCCTATTGCCCAAAAAGCAGCGATTTTAGTAGGACTAGTAGGTCAGTTTTATATTGCTATAGTAACCGCTATCGTGGTAGAAAAATACATCCGGTATAGTACCCGTAAAAAGTAA
- the pth gene encoding aminoacyl-tRNA hydrolase: MFNFLKKLFKTSHKTVSEIETDPMKKFLIVGLGNIGEKYDETRHNIGFKIVDAFVKEHEGSFETDKLGDISKLKIKGKTVFVLKPSTYMNLSGKAVMYWMKKENIQVENLLVITDDLNIDFGKVRIKGKGSSGGHNGLKDIQDKFNTGAYPRFRFGVGSEYRKGRQVDFVLGKWSAEEESAMIERIPFSVNAVTSFITAGLSNTMNEFNGK; encoded by the coding sequence ATTTTCAACTTTTTAAAGAAGTTATTTAAAACTTCTCATAAAACAGTATCAGAAATAGAAACAGATCCAATGAAAAAGTTTTTAATTGTAGGTTTAGGTAATATTGGTGAAAAATATGACGAAACTCGCCATAATATAGGTTTTAAAATTGTAGATGCCTTTGTAAAAGAACACGAAGGAAGCTTTGAAACTGATAAGTTAGGCGATATATCCAAACTAAAAATTAAAGGGAAGACCGTCTTTGTATTAAAACCTAGCACTTATATGAACCTTAGTGGAAAGGCTGTAATGTATTGGATGAAAAAAGAAAATATTCAAGTAGAAAACTTATTGGTAATTACAGACGATTTAAATATCGACTTCGGAAAAGTGCGTATCAAAGGAAAAGGAAGTTCTGGCGGACACAACGGACTTAAAGATATACAAGATAAATTTAACACTGGTGCTTACCCTCGTTTTCGCTTTGGTGTAGGCTCAGAATACAGAAAAGGACGTCAAGTTGATTTTGTATTAGGAAAATGGAGCGCTGAAGAAGAAAGTGCTATGATAGAACGCATTCCTTTCTCTGTAAATGCAGTAACTTCTTTTATTACCGCAGGTTTATCAAATACCATGAATGAATTTAACGGGAAATAA
- a CDS encoding enoyl-CoA hydratase/isomerase family protein, translating into MTTTRSNGSLYTRIENKIATVEFGHPASNSFPSELLERLANEFDTLSTNDEVAIIVLKSEGERAFCAGASFDELVAIDNLKDGKYFFSGFANVINAMRRCSKLIVGRVQGKTVGGGVGLAAACDYVLATEAASIKLSEFTIGIGPFVIAPAVERKVGVSGLAELTLDATSWKNAYWAKDKGLYARVFENIDELDKEVEIFTEKLGSYNPEALDEMKKALWIGTEHWQELLIERAETSGKLVLSDFTKNALAKFKK; encoded by the coding sequence ATGACAACAACAAGATCCAACGGAAGTTTATATACACGTATAGAAAATAAAATTGCTACGGTTGAATTCGGGCATCCAGCGAGTAATTCATTTCCTAGCGAATTATTAGAGCGTTTGGCCAATGAGTTCGATACATTATCTACCAATGATGAGGTAGCTATTATTGTGTTAAAATCGGAAGGAGAAAGAGCGTTTTGTGCAGGAGCTTCTTTTGATGAGTTGGTAGCTATTGATAATTTGAAGGATGGTAAATATTTCTTTTCTGGTTTTGCCAATGTAATCAATGCCATGCGTCGTTGTTCTAAATTAATTGTAGGAAGAGTGCAAGGAAAGACTGTTGGAGGAGGTGTTGGTTTAGCAGCGGCTTGTGATTATGTATTAGCAACAGAAGCGGCTTCTATTAAATTATCGGAGTTTACTATTGGAATAGGTCCTTTTGTAATTGCACCGGCAGTAGAACGCAAAGTAGGTGTAAGTGGATTGGCAGAACTTACGTTAGATGCTACTAGTTGGAAAAATGCCTATTGGGCAAAAGATAAAGGGTTGTATGCTAGAGTGTTTGAAAATATTGATGAGTTAGATAAAGAAGTCGAAATTTTTACTGAAAAATTGGGTTCTTACAATCCAGAGGCTTTAGACGAAATGAAAAAGGCACTTTGGATAGGAACTGAACATTGGCAAGAATTGTTAATAGAAAGAGCGGAAACCTCGGGAAAGTTAGTCTTATCTGACTTTACTAAAAACGCATTGGCAAAATTTAAAAAGTAA
- a CDS encoding MATE family efflux transporter, with amino-acid sequence MTYDISFKHINKLAIPALIAGVAEPLLSTTDLAIVGNIKYNATESIAAIGIVGAFLSMLIWVFGQTRSGISSIISQYVGANKLEEVKNLPAQAIIIVVSTSLIVLGLSYPFAKEIFQFYNASGTILEFCVEYYKIRVFGFPFTLFVIAVFGTFRGLQNTYYPMLIAIVGTVVNIVLDLALVYGIEGYIEPMNIQGAAYASVIAQIVMAILSAYLLLTKTPISLKVEFPFNEEIPRFVVMILNLFVRTIALNTALYFATAYATDYGKEYIAAYTIGLNLWLMGAFMIDGYSSAGNILSGKLLGAKAYDTLISLGNKLIVYGFVFGGVLAAVGFVFYNFIGSIFTKEALVLEQFYNTFWIILLMQPVCSIAFIYDGMFKGLGEMKFLRNVLLLSTGLVFIPVLLIFDHLDYKLYAIWIAFYGWIIARGIPLIFKFRAKFLPLSKQN; translated from the coding sequence ATGACCTACGATATAAGCTTTAAACATATTAACAAATTGGCCATTCCAGCATTAATTGCTGGCGTAGCAGAACCTTTACTTTCTACAACCGATTTGGCCATTGTAGGAAATATTAAGTATAACGCAACAGAGAGTATTGCTGCTATTGGTATTGTAGGAGCCTTTCTTTCAATGCTTATTTGGGTGTTTGGACAAACCCGAAGTGGAATTTCCTCTATTATATCACAATATGTAGGAGCCAACAAACTAGAAGAAGTAAAAAATTTACCCGCTCAGGCCATTATAATTGTAGTGAGTACTAGTTTAATTGTCTTAGGGTTAAGCTACCCGTTTGCTAAAGAAATATTTCAGTTTTATAATGCTTCAGGAACTATTTTAGAATTCTGTGTTGAATATTATAAAATTCGAGTATTCGGGTTCCCGTTTACACTTTTTGTAATTGCCGTTTTTGGTACGTTTAGAGGTTTGCAAAACACCTATTACCCTATGTTAATTGCTATTGTAGGAACCGTGGTGAATATTGTTTTAGATCTAGCATTAGTATATGGTATTGAAGGATACATCGAACCAATGAATATTCAAGGAGCGGCTTATGCTAGCGTTATTGCGCAAATAGTAATGGCAATACTGTCAGCCTATTTACTACTTACTAAAACGCCTATTTCTTTAAAAGTAGAATTTCCATTTAACGAGGAAATTCCGCGATTTGTAGTCATGATTTTAAACTTGTTTGTACGTACTATTGCTTTAAATACAGCCTTGTATTTTGCGACTGCTTATGCTACAGACTACGGAAAAGAATACATTGCAGCATATACCATCGGACTTAACTTGTGGTTAATGGGGGCGTTTATGATTGATGGGTATTCTAGTGCAGGAAATATATTATCAGGAAAACTACTCGGAGCAAAGGCTTATGACACCTTGATAAGCTTAGGAAACAAATTGATTGTGTATGGGTTTGTTTTTGGAGGAGTATTGGCAGCAGTTGGGTTTGTGTTTTACAATTTTATAGGAAGCATTTTTACCAAAGAAGCATTGGTGCTGGAGCAATTTTACAATACGTTTTGGATTATCTTACTCATGCAACCTGTATGTTCTATAGCATTTATTTATGATGGAATGTTTAAAGGTCTTGGAGAAATGAAATTTTTAAGAAATGTATTATTACTTTCTACGGGATTGGTATTTATTCCAGTACTTTTAATTTTTGATCATTTAGACTATAAATTATATGCCATCTGGATTGCTTTTTACGGATGGATAATTGCCAGAGGAATTCCGTTGATTTTCAAGTTTAGAGCTAAGTTTTTACCATTGAGCAAACAAAACTAA
- a CDS encoding 50S ribosomal protein L25/general stress protein Ctc, which yields MQSITIKGSQRESVGKKATKALRNAGKVPCVLYGGDKPVHFSAEAKAFKPLVFTPNVYTATIELDGQTYAAVLQDIQFHPVTDAILHIDFFQLFEDKPVTMEIPVKLVGSAKGVMVGGALRHNLRKLKVKALPANLPDFIEADITELEIGNKLYVTKLANEKYTFLHPDNTVVAQVRMSRNAAKAAAETEEA from the coding sequence ATGCAATCAATTACAATCAAAGGATCTCAAAGAGAAAGCGTAGGTAAAAAAGCAACAAAAGCCTTACGTAATGCTGGAAAGGTTCCTTGCGTATTATACGGAGGAGACAAGCCTGTTCACTTTTCAGCTGAAGCAAAAGCGTTCAAACCGTTAGTTTTTACTCCAAATGTATATACTGCAACGATTGAGCTTGACGGACAAACTTATGCCGCTGTTTTACAAGACATTCAGTTCCACCCAGTAACTGATGCTATTTTACACATTGATTTCTTCCAGTTATTCGAAGACAAGCCAGTAACTATGGAAATTCCTGTAAAATTAGTAGGATCTGCTAAAGGTGTTATGGTAGGGGGTGCTTTACGTCACAACTTACGTAAATTAAAAGTTAAAGCTTTACCAGCTAACTTACCAGATTTTATCGAAGCTGATATTACTGAGTTAGAAATTGGTAACAAATTATATGTAACTAAATTAGCAAACGAAAAGTATACTTTCTTACACCCAGATAACACTGTGGTTGCTCAAGTACGTATGTCTCGTAACGCTGCTAAAGCTGCTGCTGAAACAGAAGAAGCTTAA
- a CDS encoding FISUMP domain-containing protein yields the protein MLIDKRDRQQYPIVKIGGTWWMAKNLNFAKPNSFCLNNEEKSCSVYGRLYTWKASLNACPKGWRLPNQEEWTKMLDVVQKENDSLNTNYYEVIRIRYAKLIKGGESKFDALIGGNRNPHGYFYRMNGFYWTSSEKTGTKEAEKRLNETFAGNYGSKFSDYGMSIWFRPEDKRIYSNNAPFVKKNAFSCRCIKNESN from the coding sequence GTGTTAATTGATAAAAGAGATAGGCAACAATATCCAATTGTTAAAATAGGTGGTACTTGGTGGATGGCTAAAAACTTAAACTTTGCAAAACCAAATTCTTTTTGCTTAAATAATGAAGAAAAAAGCTGTTCTGTATATGGAAGGTTATATACTTGGAAAGCATCTTTAAATGCTTGTCCGAAAGGTTGGCGTTTGCCTAACCAAGAAGAATGGACAAAAATGCTAGACGTAGTTCAAAAAGAAAATGACTCTCTAAATACGAACTATTACGAAGTAATAAGAATTAGATATGCCAAATTAATTAAAGGAGGTGAAAGTAAATTTGACGCTTTAATTGGAGGAAATAGAAATCCCCATGGCTATTTCTACCGAATGAATGGGTTTTACTGGACAAGCTCAGAAAAAACCGGTACAAAAGAAGCTGAAAAAAGGTTAAACGAAACTTTTGCTGGGAATTACGGTTCTAAATTTTCTGATTACGGAATGTCTATTTGGTTTAGACCTGAAGACAAAAGGATATATTCTAACAATGCACCTTTTGTTAAAAAAAATGCTTTTTCGTGTAGGTGTATTAAAAACGAAAGTAATTAA
- a CDS encoding four helix bundle protein, translated as MVQKKSFQFSLKVISLYKKLQKEKEFIISKQVLRSGTSIGANIEEALAGQSKRDFIAKMSISSKEARETKYWLRLLKESDLTKINVTNLLNDIHELIKLLTAIVKTSQQNLTKN; from the coding sequence ATAGTTCAAAAAAAGAGTTTTCAGTTTTCGTTAAAAGTAATTTCTCTATACAAAAAACTACAAAAAGAAAAAGAGTTTATAATTTCAAAACAAGTGTTAAGAAGTGGAACTTCTATAGGAGCAAATATTGAAGAAGCTCTTGCAGGACAGAGCAAGCGCGATTTTATAGCAAAGATGTCCATTTCTTCAAAAGAAGCACGAGAAACAAAATATTGGTTACGATTACTAAAAGAAAGTGATTTAACAAAAATTAATGTTACGAACTTACTTAATGATATACATGAACTCATAAAGTTATTAACGGCAATTGTAAAAACGTCGCAACAAAATCTAACTAAGAACTAA
- a CDS encoding 6-carboxytetrahydropterin synthase, whose protein sequence is MSKIRITKQFSFETGHALYGYDGKCKNVHGHSYKLSVTVIGTPISDTSNVKYGMVIDFGDLKKIVKEEIVDVFDHATVFNQNTPHVELAKELKDRGHHVILVDYQPTSEMMVIDFADKIKSRLPESLLLHSIKLQETDTSFAEWYASDNK, encoded by the coding sequence ATGAGTAAGATTAGAATTACCAAGCAATTTAGCTTTGAAACAGGGCATGCTTTATATGGATACGATGGTAAGTGTAAAAATGTACACGGGCATAGCTATAAGCTCTCGGTAACGGTTATTGGAACACCTATTTCAGATACTTCGAATGTAAAGTATGGAATGGTGATTGATTTTGGAGATCTTAAAAAGATCGTAAAAGAAGAAATTGTAGATGTTTTTGATCATGCCACAGTATTTAATCAAAACACGCCACATGTTGAATTGGCAAAAGAGTTAAAAGATAGAGGACATCATGTAATATTAGTAGACTATCAGCCAACAAGTGAGATGATGGTGATCGATTTTGCTGATAAGATAAAAAGTCGTTTACCAGAAAGTTTGTTGTTACATTCTATTAAACTACAAGAAACAGATACTAGTTTTGCCGAATGGTATGCTAGTGACAATAAATAA
- the moaC gene encoding cyclic pyranopterin monophosphate synthase MoaC — protein sequence MNNFTHINEQNQPKMVNVSDKKITKRVAIAKATMFLGSEIIGHFNNDELITKKGPVFQTAIIAGIQAVKKTSDIIPMCHPLLINGVDIDIDITDNEHIEVFCKVTIEGKTGVEMEALTGASATCLTIYDMCKAISQKMVIKEVQLIEKTGGKSDIKNG from the coding sequence ATGAACAATTTTACCCACATAAACGAACAAAACCAACCTAAAATGGTCAATGTTTCTGATAAAAAAATCACGAAACGAGTTGCTATTGCCAAAGCCACCATGTTTTTAGGCTCTGAAATTATAGGTCATTTTAACAACGATGAACTGATTACCAAAAAAGGTCCAGTTTTTCAAACGGCTATCATTGCTGGAATCCAAGCAGTAAAGAAAACCTCAGATATCATTCCAATGTGTCATCCATTACTAATCAACGGAGTTGACATTGATATAGATATTACCGACAATGAACATATTGAAGTGTTTTGCAAAGTAACTATTGAAGGAAAAACAGGAGTAGAAATGGAAGCCTTAACTGGAGCTTCTGCTACTTGCCTAACTATTTATGATATGTGTAAGGCCATTAGTCAAAAAATGGTAATCAAAGAAGTACAATTAATTGAAAAAACAGGAGGGAAATCCGATATAAAAAATGGATAA
- a CDS encoding alpha/beta hydrolase, translated as MIKLLKKMFKRSFQFIGALLVLLILAGLLFRLFGPKPYEAKGRLVSVNDTKFHINSSGKKNNKPTLIIEAGGGLPTEYYHWLNEGLKDSIRVVRYDRAGVGYSELNDTPRDAKTIARELHDLLKESGESPPYILAGHSLGGPYIRVFTQLYPDEVVGLVFIDATHPEQVERFNAAPESSFRFKTAVWGINVATFFADTGVLGLIESFTGPTFAAKGLPDEINSRMRDMLLDGKGLRAYKGELENYHTNLKLAQKANQLGPIPVRVFTAVEMNRASYIERGIDPDKYLKELIAAQKEFINVSSIGKQILIDGNHQTIFTHKNNAAIINNEIIELLKEIEKTNFNAGNKH; from the coding sequence ATGATAAAACTGCTTAAGAAAATGTTTAAAAGGAGCTTTCAGTTCATTGGAGCGCTTTTAGTATTATTAATCTTAGCTGGCTTGCTCTTTCGTTTGTTTGGTCCTAAGCCCTATGAAGCAAAGGGAAGATTGGTTAGTGTAAACGACACAAAATTTCACATTAATTCTTCTGGAAAGAAAAATAATAAACCCACATTAATAATCGAAGCAGGAGGTGGTTTACCAACAGAATACTACCACTGGTTAAATGAAGGTTTAAAAGATAGCATACGAGTTGTACGTTACGATAGAGCTGGCGTTGGATATAGTGAGTTAAATGACACCCCTAGAGATGCAAAAACAATTGCAAGAGAACTACATGACTTGCTAAAGGAATCTGGTGAATCACCACCTTATATTTTAGCCGGACATTCATTAGGAGGCCCATATATTAGAGTTTTTACACAACTATATCCTGATGAAGTTGTTGGTTTAGTCTTTATAGACGCTACCCACCCTGAACAGGTAGAAAGATTCAATGCTGCACCAGAATCTTCATTTAGATTTAAAACCGCCGTTTGGGGAATAAACGTTGCTACATTCTTTGCAGACACTGGTGTTTTAGGGTTGATTGAAAGTTTTACAGGACCTACATTTGCCGCTAAAGGGCTTCCTGATGAAATAAACAGTCGTATGCGAGATATGTTATTAGACGGAAAAGGTCTTAGAGCTTATAAAGGTGAATTAGAAAATTACCATACTAATTTAAAACTAGCGCAAAAAGCTAATCAACTTGGCCCCATACCAGTTAGAGTGTTTACTGCTGTTGAAATGAATAGAGCTTCTTACATTGAAAGAGGTATCGATCCTGATAAATACCTAAAAGAGTTGATTGCTGCTCAAAAAGAGTTTATAAACGTTTCGTCTATTGGAAAGCAAATTTTGATTGATGGTAACCACCAAACTATTTTTACACATAAAAACAATGCTGCTATTATTAATAATGAAATTATTGAGTTGCTAAAAGAAATAGAAAAAACTAATTTTAACGCTGGTAACAAACATTAA
- a CDS encoding ribose-phosphate pyrophosphokinase gives MATNQLSPKFFACSQSTELAEEIAKIYGAELGNVKTTHFSDGEFQPAFEESVRGRRVFLIGSTFPSADNLMEMLLMCDAAKRASARHITAVMPYFGWARQDRKDKPRVAIGAKLVAKLLEAAGATRIMTMDLHADQIQGFFEKPVDHLYASTIFLPYVKSLQLTNLTVASPDMGGSKRAYAYSKYLESEVVICYKQRLKANVISHMELIGNVEGKNVILVDDMIDTGGTLTKAADLMMERGAKSVRAICTHPILSGNAYERIQNSKLTELIVSDTIPLKRQVSKIKVVSCAALFADVMKKVQDNTSISDQFLM, from the coding sequence ATGGCTACAAATCAATTAAGCCCCAAATTTTTTGCTTGTTCACAAAGTACTGAACTAGCAGAAGAAATTGCTAAAATATACGGTGCCGAATTAGGTAATGTAAAAACTACTCATTTTAGCGATGGTGAATTTCAACCAGCATTTGAAGAATCTGTAAGAGGTCGCAGAGTATTTTTAATCGGATCTACCTTTCCTTCAGCAGACAACTTAATGGAAATGCTATTAATGTGCGACGCTGCTAAACGTGCTTCTGCTCGTCATATTACTGCAGTAATGCCTTATTTTGGTTGGGCTCGTCAAGACAGAAAAGACAAGCCACGTGTAGCAATCGGTGCTAAATTGGTAGCAAAATTATTAGAAGCTGCAGGTGCTACAAGAATTATGACCATGGATTTACACGCAGATCAAATCCAAGGTTTCTTTGAAAAGCCAGTAGACCACTTATATGCATCTACTATTTTCTTACCATATGTAAAAAGCCTACAGTTAACTAACCTAACGGTAGCCTCTCCAGATATGGGAGGTTCTAAAAGAGCTTATGCATACTCTAAATATTTAGAAAGTGAAGTTGTTATTTGTTATAAGCAACGTTTAAAGGCCAATGTTATTTCTCATATGGAGTTAATTGGTAATGTAGAAGGTAAAAACGTAATCCTTGTTGATGATATGATTGACACTGGAGGAACTTTAACCAAAGCAGCCGATTTAATGATGGAACGTGGTGCTAAAAGTGTAAGAGCTATATGTACACATCCAATCTTATCAGGTAATGCATATGAAAGAATTCAAAATTCTAAGCTAACAGAGCTAATTGTTTCAGATACAATTCCTTTAAAAAGGCAAGTTTCTAAAATAAAAGTTGTATCTTGCGCCGCTTTATTCGCTGATGTGATGAAAAAAGTTCAAGACAATACATCTATTAGCGATCAGTTTTTAATGTAA
- a CDS encoding molybdenum cofactor guanylyltransferase — MDKKHQKHTNLARKHNDTNAPNEVVLLGAKCGIIADIVTQVSNKLSNYNLAYFDASHAKDVEPNSLSEYTFHHEGNLQLTTSSYINKYEQRLQFYNYDYVFVNGNHYPGAKQILILDPEKEASIKKRIDQITSIQFTIKLDTNTPYFDCLKEKFPNIENITSYSINEIDKITNHIHNLIKETIAPVKGLVLTGGKSTRMGTDKAQLNYFGKPQKEYVKELLEENSLKTFYSVAQNNNNSEEIHDTFLNLGPFGGICSALQQDPNSAWFVLATDVPFVNSELIQLVLQKRNPSKVATTVKGKGKEFPEPLITIYEPKAYGKLLQYLAQGYSCPRKMLINSDVEIVEIDDEFIRNINTPEEFEAAKKEIN, encoded by the coding sequence ATGGATAAAAAGCATCAAAAACACACCAACTTAGCAAGAAAACACAACGATACCAATGCTCCCAACGAAGTAGTTCTTTTAGGAGCTAAATGTGGAATTATTGCCGATATTGTTACTCAGGTTTCGAACAAATTATCCAACTATAATTTGGCTTATTTTGATGCATCCCATGCAAAAGATGTGGAGCCAAATAGCTTGTCTGAATACACCTTCCATCACGAAGGAAACCTACAACTCACCACCTCCTCTTATATTAACAAATACGAGCAACGGTTACAATTTTACAACTATGATTATGTATTTGTAAATGGAAATCACTATCCAGGAGCCAAGCAAATTTTGATTTTAGATCCAGAAAAAGAAGCTTCTATTAAAAAGAGGATAGATCAAATTACCAGCATTCAATTTACCATTAAGCTAGATACAAACACACCGTATTTTGATTGCTTAAAAGAGAAATTTCCAAATATTGAAAATATCACGAGTTACTCGATTAACGAAATTGATAAAATCACCAATCATATTCATAATCTAATTAAAGAAACTATTGCTCCAGTAAAAGGTTTGGTATTAACAGGAGGGAAAAGTACTCGAATGGGAACTGATAAGGCCCAATTAAACTATTTTGGCAAACCTCAAAAAGAATATGTAAAGGAATTATTAGAAGAGAACTCGTTAAAAACCTTTTATTCAGTTGCTCAAAACAACAACAACTCAGAAGAAATTCATGATACTTTCTTAAATTTAGGTCCGTTTGGTGGAATTTGTTCTGCATTACAGCAAGACCCAAATTCAGCTTGGTTTGTATTAGCCACAGATGTACCTTTTGTTAACTCTGAATTAATTCAATTGGTATTACAAAAAAGGAATCCGAGTAAAGTAGCAACCACGGTTAAAGGGAAAGGTAAAGAGTTTCCAGAACCTTTGATTACCATTTACGAACCAAAAGCTTACGGAAAACTATTGCAATATTTAGCACAAGGATATTCTTGTCCGCGTAAAATGTTAATTAATTCTGATGTTGAAATTGTAGAAATTGATGATGAATTTATTAGAAACATTAATACTCCAGAAGAATTCGAAGCGGCTAAAAAAGAAATTAACTAA
- a CDS encoding alpha/beta hydrolase, with translation MKNSMYLIVISLLVLVACNTEENISTSPETNIPTVTTNATFGVHTQENVTYAKGLSHQSLNSIVSTELELKLDVYTPNNANTNRPVYMFIHGGGFIGGSRKSGHITQIANYFASRGWVFISIDYRVRDDIGTIPQEWIDFSTNLPTQSVSQFLAMYPAHRDAKAALRWIVANASTYNINTNYITVGGGSAGAITSITVGVSNQEDYRDELNISEDSTLSTTNLNQSYTIQSIIDFWGTKVGVDAVENIYKQERFDSNDPSLLIIHGTADANVNTPYSSALELKNKYDASGAYAELIPLEGAGHSAWSATVNGKNLSELSFDFIVQQQRLNVQ, from the coding sequence ATGAAAAACTCTATGTATTTAATTGTCATTTCATTGCTAGTTTTAGTAGCTTGTAACACAGAAGAGAACATTTCTACAAGTCCTGAAACTAACATACCTACAGTTACAACCAATGCTACTTTTGGAGTTCATACCCAAGAAAACGTTACTTATGCCAAAGGGTTAAGCCATCAAAGTTTAAATAGTATAGTAAGTACTGAATTAGAACTAAAACTAGACGTTTATACCCCTAACAATGCGAATACGAATAGACCTGTTTATATGTTTATTCATGGTGGTGGATTCATAGGTGGCTCAAGAAAATCTGGACATATCACACAAATAGCCAACTATTTTGCCTCAAGAGGTTGGGTATTTATTTCTATTGACTACAGAGTAAGAGATGATATTGGAACAATACCTCAAGAATGGATAGATTTTTCTACAAATCTTCCTACTCAATCAGTTTCTCAATTCTTAGCAATGTATCCTGCTCATAGAGATGCTAAAGCAGCTTTACGTTGGATAGTTGCTAATGCTAGCACCTACAATATCAATACAAACTATATTACTGTTGGGGGAGGTTCAGCAGGAGCAATTACTTCTATTACAGTAGGGGTGTCTAATCAAGAAGATTATAGAGATGAGCTCAATATAAGTGAAGATTCAACATTATCAACCACAAACCTTAATCAATCTTATACCATACAATCGATTATTGATTTTTGGGGCACAAAGGTTGGTGTAGATGCTGTAGAAAATATATATAAACAAGAACGTTTTGATAGCAATGATCCTTCTTTATTAATTATTCATGGTACTGCAGATGCCAATGTAAACACTCCATATAGCAGCGCTTTAGAATTAAAAAACAAATATGATGCTTCTGGTGCTTATGCTGAATTAATACCGCTTGAAGGGGCTGGACATTCAGCATGGAGTGCCACTGTAAATGGTAAAAATTTATCTGAATTGTCCTTTGATTTCATTGTTCAACAACAGCGTTTAAATGTTCAATAA
- a CDS encoding GNAT family N-acetyltransferase, translated as MKDQMQYSVIEGIPKQAQLEELLHLYATIFEDAQLKFFIERIKTKAQILCLIAYNQKTPVGFKIGYRYDETTFYSWVGGVLEDYRKKGIAKTLASLQEKWVREHGFSKLKTKSMNQYKPMLILNLKNGFDIVQIYTNDSGQTKIVFEKEF; from the coding sequence ATGAAAGATCAAATGCAATATTCGGTTATAGAAGGTATTCCTAAGCAAGCACAGTTAGAAGAGCTATTGCATTTATATGCTACTATTTTTGAAGATGCACAACTCAAATTCTTTATAGAACGTATTAAAACTAAAGCTCAAATACTTTGCTTAATTGCATATAATCAAAAAACACCTGTTGGATTTAAAATTGGTTATCGATACGACGAAACTACCTTTTACAGCTGGGTGGGTGGTGTTTTAGAAGACTATAGAAAAAAAGGAATTGCTAAAACCTTGGCATCATTACAAGAAAAATGGGTTCGAGAACATGGATTTTCTAAATTAAAAACCAAATCTATGAATCAATACAAACCTATGTTGATTTTAAATCTTAAGAATGGTTTTGATATTGTACAGATATACACCAATGATAGTGGTCAAACAAAGATTGTTTTTGAAAAAGAATTTTAG